A stretch of the Lolium perenne isolate Kyuss_39 chromosome 3, Kyuss_2.0, whole genome shotgun sequence genome encodes the following:
- the LOC127344765 gene encoding uncharacterized protein, translated as MAGPSMKPVELEELAASSMKPVHLEEMAGPSMKPVELEELDPMGDVDKQRLKWETINEDQQVWDALDEQRNLSKNSEMLTVYAVSRGYLYWMLSFVFGCSNAMYRHACLFTETCMLVCR; from the exons ATGGCTGGCCCATCCATGAAGCCGGTTGAGCTCGAAGAATTGGCTGCCTCATCCATGAAGCCGGTTCACCTCGAAGAAATGGCTGGCCCATCCATGAAGCCGGTTGAGCTCGAAGAATTGGATCCCATGGGTGATGTTGACAAGCAGAGGCTAAAGTGGGAAACCATCAATGAGGACCAGCAGGTGTGGGATGCCCTTGATGAGCAGCGAAA CTTGAGCAAGAACTCTGAAATGCTCACAGTTTATGCTGTTTCTAGAGGTTACCTctactggatgctctcttttgtttttgGCTGCAGCAATGCCATGTATCGACATGCCTGCCTCTTTACTGAAACCTGTATGTTGGTGTGTCGTTAA
- the LOC127344766 gene encoding CBL-interacting protein kinase 11 — MEERRTILMGRYEIGKQLGQGTFAKVYYARSLATGQAVAIKMINKNKVMKVGLVEQIKREISVMRLVKHPNVLQLFEVMATKSRIYFVLEYAKGGELFNKIAKEGKLSEDAARRYFHQLISAVDYCHSRGVYHRDLKPENLLLDENENLKVSDFGLSALADCTRQDGLLHTTCGTPAYVAPEVLSRKGYDGTKADIWSSGIILFVLVAGYLPFHEANLIEMYRKISKADFKCPRYFSAELKDLLHKILDPDPSTRITISRIKRSAWYRRPVELNAKKNEPAPTRNTCSAEAATSGSTECSTSEGKQGSLSLPNLNAFDIISLSSGVNLSGFFGDAYGRREERFTTRQPATIVLTKLKEMAKRLKLKVKKKENGVLKLAAPKEGKKGFLELDAEIFEVAPSFLLVELKKTNGDTMEYQRLVKEEVRPSLKDIVWVWQGEQQQNSEPIVQGDQQQPPLAPPDQLQPPLQQQEIQDQLHPPSPHQEQQDLQESPLPRQNGLKQPESHASRAG, encoded by the coding sequence ATGGAAGAGAGGAGAACTATCTTGATGGGCCGTTATGAAATTGGAAAGCAATTGGGACAAGGAACTTTTGCGAAGGTGTATTATGCGCGAAGTCTTGCAACTGGCCAAGCGGTTGCGATAAAGATGATCAACAAGAACAAGGTTATGAAGGTTGGACTTGTGGAGCAGATAAAGAGGGAGATTTCAGTAATGAGACTAGTGAAGCACCCAAATGTCTTGCAGCTTTTTGAGGTCATGGCTACCAAGAGCAGGATATATTTTGTTTTGGAGTATGCTAAAGGTGGTGAGCTTTTTAACAAAATAGCAAAGGAGGGAAAGCTTAGTGAGGATGCTGCCAGGAGGTATTTTCACCAATTGATCAGTGCTGTTGACTATTGCCACAGCCGGGGTGTTTATCACCGTGACTTGAAACCAGAAAACCTGCTTCTAGATGAGAATGAAAACCTTAAAGTCTCAGATTTTGGTTTGAGTGCCCTGGCTGATTGCACAAGGCAAGATGGTCTCCTTCACACCACATGTGGAACTCCAGCTTATGTTGCCCCTGAAGTTCTTAGCAGGAAAGGCTACGATGGTACAAAAGCAGATATATGGTCCAGTGGAATAATTCTGTTCGTGCTTGTGGCTGGTTACCTTCCGTTCCATGAGGCAAATCTGATAGAGATGTATAGAAAGATTTCCAAAGCTGACTTCAAATGTCCTCGGTATTTTTCCGCTGAGCTGAAGGATCTTTTGCATAAAATCCTTGATCCAGATCCCAGTACTAGGATTACAATCTCAAGGATAAAGAGAAGTGCTTGGTATAGAAGACCAGTTGAGCTAAATGCAAAGAAAAATGAGCCTGCACCAACACGCAACACATGTTCAGCTGAAGCTGCAACATCAGGCTCAACAGAATGCAGCACTTCCGAGGGAAAACAAGGGTCCTTAAGCCTCCCAAACCTGAATGCATTTGATATCATCTCTCTCTCATCAGGGGTCAACCTATCTGGGTTTTTTGGGGATGCCTATGGTCGCAGGGAAGAACGATTCACCACTAGGCAGCCTGCAACAATAGTACTTACGAAGTTGAAGGAAATGGCCAAACGCTTGAAGCTAAAAGTTAAGAAGAAAGAAAATGGGGTCTTGAAGTTAGCAGCTCCAAAGGAAGGGAAGAAGGGTTTTCTTGAGCTTGACGCTGAGATTTTCGAGGTAGCCCCTTCCTTTCTCTTAGTTGAGTTGAAAAAGACTAATGGAGACACTATGGAGTACCAAAGGCTGGTGAAAGAGGAAGTAAGGCCATCACTCAAAGATATTGTATGGGTGTGGCAAGGTGAGCAGCAGCAGAATTCAGAGCCTATTGTACAAGGGGATCAGCAGCAACCACCGCTGGCACCACCCGATCAGTTGCAACCACCATTGCAACAGCAGGAAATACAGGATCAGCTGCATCCACCTTCACCACACCAGGAGCAGCAGGATTTGCAGGAGTCGCCATTGCCACGGCAGAATGGCTTGAAACAGCCAGAATCACATGCTTCTAGGGCTGGATAA
- the LOC127344762 gene encoding uncharacterized protein — MPSPVSTPRCLPYLRRPSPSGGLLRLGGVKKCSDQGHWSRHANHQQAAITGKVQGLLRAQRMQKERGGMVILSHFCEALFTDVIIFSPGDIFSTRIKQVQILYLTAEYYLPQHATDSRWFAENMGFRIILSKLGHEEASSGV; from the exons ATGCCATCGCCTGTCTCCACCCCTCGATGCCTCCCGTATCTCCGTCGTCCTTCGCCTTCCGGAGGCCTGCTCCGTCTGGGCGGGGTGAAGAAG TGCAGCGATCAGGGGCATTGGAGCAGGCACGCCAACCACCAACAAGCAGCAATAACAGGGAAGGTACAAGG GTTATTGAGAGCACAAAGGATGCAGAAAGAAAGGGGTGGCATGGTAATTTTAAGCCATTTCTGTGAGGCTCTGTTCACTGATGTAATAATTTTCTCTCCCGGAGATATATTTTCCACAAGAATCAAGCAAGTTCAGATATTATATCTGACCGCTGAATACTACCTACCCCAACATGCAACAGATTCAAG GTGGTTTGCTGAGAACATGGGTTTTAGGATCATCCTGAGCAAACTAGGACATGAAGAAGCCTCCAGTGGTGTCTAG